The DNA region GGACCGGCTGCAGCGAGGTCAGGTCGATCGCCGGCTTGGTGCGGGTCGGGCGACTCTTGGGCGCGGGAATCGCGCCCAGCACGATCTCGAAGCCCGCCACCGGTCCTTCGATGTCGAGGATTTCCAGCGTCGCGGGGTGGAATTCGCCGAACCAGCCGATGACGTTCTGCGGCCCGAGCTGGATCGTCGCCGACCGCCCGGGATGGAACCAGGCCGGCCCGCCGGGAACGATCTGCATCCGGTCGACCGCTGCGCCGAGCGAGTCGAGCAGTGCCAGCGCATCGGCCTTGACGTCGAAGACGCCGACCGGTGCCGCCTTGCCCTGCCAGTGACGACCTGCGGCCGAAACGCCTGCTGTGCCGCGGCGAACGCCGGAGGCTGCGATGATCTGGTCGGATGGCCGCGTGCCCCGGAAGGCCTGCCCGACCTCGAATAGCGCCGCATCGTCATGGCCGCGATCGGCATTGCGCTGGACCGCCAACAGCAGACCCGGCAGCAGGCTCGGCCGCATGTCGGACATGTCGGTCGAGATCGGATTGGCCAGCGCCAGCGCGGGAGCGCCGCCGCCGAAGGCTTCCGCGGCCCGCTTGGCAACGAAGGACCAGGTCACGGCCTCGACGAGCCCCCGCGCGGCGAGGATGCGCTTGGCGCGGCGCGTGCGGCCCTGCAGCAGCGTCAGCACCGGACGCGTCACGTCATCAGACTTCGGCAGCGGCGTTGAGGGCACGCGGTCGACGCCGACGATGCGCATCACCTCCTCGACGAGGTCCGCCTTGCCGTCGATATCAGGCCGCCAGGACGGCGCCACGGCCGTCAGGACCGGAGCCGAACCGGAAAGACCAAAACCCAGCGCCGTCAACACGGCGCGGATCTCGTCCTCGCTCGGATCGATGCCGGCAAGGCGCTTCACCTCGGCGATCGGGAAGGCGACCGAACGATGCGGCTGCGGCACCGTGCCGGCGACGACGATGTCGCTCGGCGTCCCACCGCAAAGGTCGAGCACCAGCTTGGTCGCAAGCTCCAGGCCCGGCAGCATGAAGGCCGGGTCGACGCCGCGCTCGAAACGGTAGCGCGCATCGGAATTGATGCCGAGCTTGCGACCGGTCTGCGCGATGGCCAGCGGCTCCCACAGCGCCGATTCGATCAAGACGTCGACGGTATCTTCGGAACAGCCCGAGGCCTCGCCACCCATAATGCCGGCGAGCGATTCGACGCCATGATCGTCGGCGATGACGCACATCGAC from Kaistia algarum includes:
- the pheT gene encoding phenylalanine--tRNA ligase subunit beta → MKFTLSWLKEHLDTEASVDAIAEGLTRIGLEVEGVEDKAKQLAPFTIAYVVSAVQHPNADRLRVCMVDTGSGEPVQVVCGAPNARTGMKSVFSPAGTYIPGKNITLAVGTIRGVESHGMLCSAAELELSEDHDGIIDLPDDAPVGTPYAEWAGLADPVIDIAITPNRSDCLGVYGVARDLAAAGLGTLKDGAVTPVAGTFPCPVGVTLDFGDTPSLCPAFGLRLVRGVKNGPSPDWLQAKLRAIGLRPINALVDITNYLTFDRGRPLHVFDAAKVHGHLTVRRARDGEGLLALDGRTYALDPSMCVIADDHGVESLAGIMGGEASGCSEDTVDVLIESALWEPLAIAQTGRKLGINSDARYRFERGVDPAFMLPGLELATKLVLDLCGGTPSDIVVAGTVPQPHRSVAFPIAEVKRLAGIDPSEDEIRAVLTALGFGLSGSAPVLTAVAPSWRPDIDGKADLVEEVMRIVGVDRVPSTPLPKSDDVTRPVLTLLQGRTRRAKRILAARGLVEAVTWSFVAKRAAEAFGGGAPALALANPISTDMSDMRPSLLPGLLLAVQRNADRGHDDAALFEVGQAFRGTRPSDQIIAASGVRRGTAGVSAAGRHWQGKAAPVGVFDVKADALALLDSLGAAVDRMQIVPGGPAWFHPGRSATIQLGPQNVIGWFGEFHPATLEILDIEGPVAGFEIVLGAIPAPKSRPTRTKPAIDLTSLQPVRRDFAFVVERSVESAKIVRAAQSADKNLIAAASIFDLFEGPSIGADKKSVAIEVTLQPSERTLTEEEIDLVSKKIIVQVAKATGGVLRA